A window of Citrus sinensis cultivar Valencia sweet orange chromosome 7, DVS_A1.0, whole genome shotgun sequence contains these coding sequences:
- the LOC102629127 gene encoding protein ELF4-LIKE 4, whose protein sequence is MEGDIFSGIGNNGTQVNGRVMQTFQRSFGQVQDILDQNRLLINEINQNHESKIPDNLTRNVGLIKELNNNIRRVVNLYADLSTSFSRSVEGSLEDESAGKASQKRIRSG, encoded by the coding sequence ATGGAAGGGGATATATTTTCAGGCATAGGCAACAATGGCACACAAGTGAATGGTAGAGTGATGCAAACATTTCAAAGGAGTTTTGGGCAGGTTCAAGATATTTTAGACCAAAACAGGCTGCTAATCAATGAGATTAACCAAAACCACGAATCAAAGATCCCCGACAACTTGACACGAAATGTTGGTTTGATCAAAGAGCTCAACAACAATATCAGAAGAGTTGTCAATCTCTACGCCGATCTCTCTACCTCTTTCTCGAGATCAGTGGAGGGTTCATTAGAAGACGAATCGGCTGGAAAAGCTAGTCAAAAGAGAATTAGATCTGGgtag
- the LOC102617019 gene encoding uncharacterized protein LOC102617019 gives MMDSNETTRAQEQSNEGDNQTPKAKDEKIIEDIASHVQVTRCVLENDWKGLERYIMSKTPEALTNRIIARLTIFDFIVASDAPATLLEKLLSRVPPDLLQELMSDAHLFFAVGCGNKNIIEILMRYKTDLPNVKHVTRLHLVHHAALLGLRDAVDYLLPKTIQSLDGHDAITLLKFLINSNLFDMALALLKKHPNIARTAALDDTRIILESLSKKPKAFASGSRLGYWKRLLYQWIPKQEEYNPHPHPHYENADGDVEKQLSVTSKIHLAPQKIATAFGSLCQKLKIVLWNNIMQLAPCIKSIRDTKLTHEQTLEILTIMCAGAVVNLTTDEEAEKILKTPMFTAARWGIYEIVIGIILSYFPASLYFENKDQHNVFDAAVEHRQQKVFNIIFNMPKQLTILRVSVANFDVKLNNTLHLAARSVPSSEVPGAALQMQRELQWFKAVENIVHPTLQDQLNDKDKTPREMFTEEHEKLVKEGEKWMKDTAQSCSLVAALIITIAFAAAITVPGGSDSRGMPNYLHEPSFTIFGISNALALFSSVISVLMFLGILTSRFSEEDFLVSLPRKLIIGLVTLFFSIASLMVAFAATVYIVQFHSWKWVIIPMGLLGFLPVFLFVTLQFPLLIEVFSSTYGAGIFPPIKNVRK, from the exons atgatggATAGCAACGAAACCACAAGAGCGCAAGAGCAGAGCAATGAGGGTGATAACCAAACTCCAAAAGCAAAAG ATGAGAAGATAATAGAAGATATTGCTAGCCACGTGCAAGTTACAAGGTGTGTACTGGAGAATGATTGGAAAGGTTTAGAACGTTACATAATGAGCAAGACTCCGGAGGCCTTGACCAACAGAATTATCGCACGATTGaccatatttgattttattgttgCGTCAGATGCGCCCGCTACGCTTCTGGAGAAGCTTCTATCAAGAGTCCCTCCAGATTTGTTACAAGAATTGATGAGTGATGCCCACCTTTTCTTTGCTGTTGGTTGTgggaacaaaaatataatcgAAATCCTTATGCGTTACAAGACAGATTTGCCAAACGTAAAGCACGTCACACGTTTACATCTTGTTCATCATGCAGCCTTGCTTGGCCTAAGGGACGCCGTTGATTATCTACTCCCAAAGACCATACAATCCTTGGATGGCCACGATGCTATTACCCTGCTTAAATTTCTGATTAATTCTAATCTCTTCG atATGGCTCTGGCTTTATTGAAGAAACATCCAAATATAGCCCGCACAGCAGCACTTGATGACACCAGAATAATTTTAGAGTCATTGAGTAAAAAGCCTAAGGCGTTTGCAAGCGGGAGCCGACTTGGATATTGGAAACGCTTACTGTATCAAT GGATTCCTAAACAAGAAGAGTATAATCCTCACCCTCACCCTCATTATGAGAATGCGGATGGAGATGTGGAGAAGCAGCTCAGTGTAACTTCAAAGATTCATTTGGCTCCTCAGAAAATTGCTACTGCATTTG GTTCTTTGtgtcaaaaattaaagattgtgCTCTGGAACAACATCATGCAGCTAG CCCCGTGCATAAAATCGATACGTGATACAAAGTTAACCCATGAGCAAACGCTTGAAATATTAACGATCATGTGTGCGGGAGCGGTAGTTAATTTGACTACAGATGAAGAAGCAGAAAAGATATTGAAGACGCCAATGTTTACAGCTGCAAGATGGGGGATTTACGAGATTGTCATCGGAATTATTCTCTCTTATTTCCCTGCATCATTATATTTCGAGAATAAAGATCAACATAACGTATTCGATGCTGCAGTTGAACATCGCCAGCAAAAAGTTTTTAACATCATATTTAATATGCCAAAGCAACTCACAATCCTACGTGTGAGTGTGGCCAACTTCGATGTAAAATTGAACAACACGTTGCACTTAGCTGCAAGGTCGGTACCTTCAAGTGAAGTCCCCGGTGCAGCATTGCAGATGCAGAGGGAGTTGCAATGGTTCAag GCTGTGGAAAATATTGTTCACCCAACCCTTCAAGATCAGCTAAATGATAAAGATAAAACACCAAGAGAGATGTTCACTGAAGAACACGAGAAGTTAGTCAAAGAAGGTGAAAAATGGATGAAGGACACAGCTCAATCGTGCTCACTTGTAGCTGCACTCATAATCACAATAGCCTTTGCTGCAGCTATCACCGTACCAGGTGGCAGCGACAGTAGAGGAATGCCCAATTACTTGCATGAACCATCTTTCACAATTTTTGGAATTTCAAACGCCCTTGCACTCTTTTCATCCGTTATTTCGGTCTTGATGTTCTTGGGCATCCTCACTTCACGTTTCTCAGAAGAAGATTTTCTCGTGTCGCTGCCCAGGAAATTAATCATTGGCCTCGTCACGTTGTTCTTTTCAATTGCAAGCTTGATGGTTGCATTTGCTGCCACAGTCTACATAGTTCAGTTTCATTCATGGAAATGGGTCATTATTCCAATGGGTCTGCTTGGTTTTCTACCTGTCTTCTTATTTGTAACCCTACAGTTTCCACTCTTGATTGAAGTGTTTTCGTCCACTTACGGGGCTGGTATTTTTCCACCAATAAAGAATGTAAGAAAGTAA